The Thermobifida halotolerans sequence GTGACCGGACAGGGGCACAAAAGCCCCTGTCGCGGGGAGTTCCAGGCGGCCTCGCCCCGCCCCGGCCTCGGGCACAGGCCCCCCGGGCTCCGCTCAGCGCAGGACCAGTTCCTCCGACACCGTCTGCGTGGTCTGCCAGCCCTCCTCACCGGACTCGGCGGTCCAGCGCCGGTCCAGGTAGGTCACCGAGGTGAGGCCGTAGGAGGAGGCGTGGGCGACCGCCCACTGGGCCATCGCCCAGCCGAGGTCGCCGGTCTGGCGTTGGGCCGTGCCCAGTTCCTCGGGGCCGACGCCGAAGACGCGCCGCAGTTCCCCGACGGCCGCGGCCACGTCGGTGGTGCCCGCCTCCTCTTCGGGGAACCAGCAGGTCACAGCCGCTCCCGCGGCTCCGGTGAAGGCCTGCGCCATGCTCCGGGAGCGCGCCTCGTGCTGGTCGTAGGCGAATCCGTCGGCGCTGCGCTGCACGGCCTGGGCCGCCTCGTAGACCGGGAGGTCCAGGTATCCCTCGACCGTCACCAGTTCCTCGTAGAACCTGCTGCTGGCGTAGACGGGGTCGATGATCTCCTCGGGGCTGCCCCACTCCATGGAGGGACGCTGCTGGAACAGGCCCAGCGAGTCGCGGTCCCCGTACTCGATGTTGTAGAACTTCGACTCCTGCCACACCGTGGCGTAGGAGACGACAACGGCGTGCGCGGGGAGGTCGCGGGAGAAGGCCACGCCGGCGACCGTCGCGGCGTTGGCGGCCTGTTCCACCTCCAACGTGTCGGTGTCCTCCTCGGTGGCGAGCCGGCAGCCGTCCTCCGGGGGAGGCGGTGACAGGTCAAGAGGCTTGATCGAGCGCATGACGTAGATCCCGGCCGCGACCAGCAGGCCACAGGCCAGGGTCAGGACGACCAGGATCTTGACGAATGCGGAAATCCTTCGACGCTTTCTGGGCACGAGCAGACCATATAGATTCAGTAGGAAATCACGCTATGGAACGACGAAACTCCCATAGCGCGACATAAGGGCGTTGACGGCCGGTTGTGGCAGACACACGCTTTGATGCACGGTGCGGCGCAGGAGTTCTCGGTTTCGGCGCCACGGCCGGTCCGCCGCGCCGCCGCGGAACGGTGTGACCGACGCCACGGCGCGCGGGCCCCGGTGGCAACCGGTTTTTCCCGGTCAGGGCGGAACCCAGTAGGCTCCTCAGCCATGACCACCTCGTACACCAGTCCGCTGCCCGAGAGCATCGACGAGCTCTGGGAGCGCCGCGCAGAACTCACACCCGACAGCACCGACGCCCGTGACGTCATCGTGGGCGCGGTCGACCAGATCGACACCGGCAAGGCCCGCGTCGCCTTCGTGGACGCCGCCACCGACGAGGTTGTCGTGGACCAGCGCGCCAAGCGCGCGATCCTGCTGAGCTTCCGTGTGCTGGGCATGGAGGAGTCCACGGTCGGCGGCTTCCGCCACCACGACCGCATCCCGCTGAAGACCCGCCTCGACGGGGTGCGCGTGGTGCCCGGCGCGATCGCCCGGTGGGGCGCCTACCTCGCGCCCGGTGTGGTGCTGATGCCGTCCTTCACCAACATCGGCGCCTACGTCGGGTCGGGCACCATGGTCGACACCTGGGCCACGGTCGGCTCCTGCGCCCAGGTCGGCGAGAACGTGCACCTGTCCGGCGGCGTCGGCGTCGGCGGTGTCCTGGAGCCCCCGCAGGCGTCCCCGGTCGTCATCGAGGACGACGCGTTCCTGGGCTCGCGCAGCATGGTCGTCGAGGGGGCGCGGGTGCGCCGCGGCGCCAAGCTCGGCGCGGGCACCATCCTCACCGCCTCGACACGCGTGTTCGACGCCGAGACCGGTGAGGAGCTCAGGCGCGGCGAGGCCCCCGCGTGGTCGGTGTGCGTCACCGCCAACCGGGTGAAGAGCTTCCCCGGCGGCGACTTCGGCATGCCGTGCCTGCTCGTGCTCAAGCGCCTGGAGGAGGGCCAGGAGCACGACAAGCTCGCGCTCAACGACCTGCTCCGCGAGCACGGCGTCAACGCCTGACCCGTTCCTTGCGCCGGTCCCCGCGCCCCACGGCGGCCCGGGACCGGCGCCCCCGTGCCGCCCAGATCCGACCAGACCGGAAGCGCAGCCATGCTGGACCTCACCGCGGACGTCCGCGACCTCACCGCCCACCTCGTCGACATCGAGTCGGTCAGCGGGGAGGAGAAGCCCCTCGCCGACGCCATCGAACAGGCGTTGCGGGGGTTGGCGCACCTGACCGTGCTGCGTGACGGCGACGCCGTCGTGGCCCGCACCGACCTGGGCCGGGGGCGGCGCGTGGTGATCGCCGGACACATCGACACCGTCCCGACCGCCGACAACGTCCCCTCCCACGTGGCGGACGGCAGGCTCTACGGCTGCGGGACGTCCGACATGAAGAGCGGTGTCGCGGTGCAGCTCAAGCTGGCCGCGACCGTCACCGAGCCGGTCCACGACCTCACCTTCGTCTTCTACGACTGCGAGGAGGTCGAGGCCGAACGCAACGGGCTGCGCCGTCTCGCCGCCCGTCATCCCGACTGGCTGCGCGGGGACTTCGCGGTGCTGATGGAACCCACCGGCGGCCAGATCGAGGGCGGCTGCCAGGGGACCATGCGCGTGGAGGTGACCGCACGCGGCGTCCGCGCGCACAGCGCCCGGTCGTGGATGGGACACAACGCCATCCACGAGGCCGGGCGGATCCTGGACGTGCTGCGCGCCTACACCCCGAGGCGGCCCGAGGTCGACGGGCTGCGGTTCCACGAGGGGTTGAACGCGGTCGGCGTCACCGGGGGAGTGGCGGGCAACGTCATCCCCGACACGTGCGTGGTCACCGTCAACTACCGGTTCGCCCCCGACCACACGCCGGCATCCGCCGAGGCGCACCTGAGGGAGCTGTTCGAGGGGTTCGACGTGCGGGTCACCGACGTCGCCGCCCCCGCCCGCCCCGGCCTGGACCATCCGGCGGCGGCCGCGTTCGTGGCGACGGTCGGCGGGGGCCGGGCCCGCGCCAAGCTCGGCTGGACCGACGTCGCCCGCATGGCCGAACTGGGGATTCCCGCGGTCAACTACGGTCCGGGCGAGCCCACACTGGCGCACACCAGGGACGAGTCCGTGTCGCTGGAGGAGATCGTGACGGCGGAGCGCCGAATGGTCGCCTGGCTGACCGGCGCGGCCTGACCTGCGGCGGTTCGGACCACTTCCGGACACCGTAGCGTGACCTGAACTTCGGTGGGTGAGAACCCGAAGTGGGTAACGTTGCGACATGACGGATTCTCGATCTGAAGAGCGACAGGCGGGTCCCCTCACCTACCGGGGCAAGGCCGTCCCCAAGGGCACCACCGACCAGCGGCTGCTGGACCGCCGCGGTCCCTCGGACTGGGTGCACACCGACCCCTGGCGGGTACTGCGCATCCAGTCGGAGTTCGTCGAGGGTTTCGGCATGCTCTCCGAGGTGGGACGGGCCGTGTGCGTGTTCGGTTCGGCCCGGATCAAGCCCGGAAACCCCTACTACGAACTGGGCGAGACGATCGGCGAGAGGATCGCGCAGGCCGGTTACACCGTCATCACCGGCGGTGGACCGGGGCTGATGGAGGCCGCCAACAAGGGCGCCAGCGAGGCCGGCGGCACGTCGATCGGTCTGGGCATCGAGCTTCCGTTCGAGCAGGCGCTGAACGACCACATCAACATGGGCGTCACCTTCCGGTACTTCTTCGTCCGCAAGACGATGTTCGTGAAGTACTCCCAGGCGTTCGTGGTGCTGCCGGGCGGCTTCGGCACGCTCGACGAACTGTTCGAGGCGATCACCCTGGTGCAGACCGGCAAGGTCACCCGGTTCCCGGTGATCCTGATGGGGACGGAGTTCTGGGCCGGGCTGGTGGACTGGATCCACGAGCGGCTGCTCACCGAGGGGCTGATCTCGCCGCACGACCCCGACCTGCTCCACCTCACCGACGACCCCGACGAGGCCGTCGAGATCATCCGCGGGGCGCACGCGCAACTGGAGCAGGCGATCGAGGAGGAGGAAGCCGTGGCCGGACTGGAGGAGGCCCTGCACGAGGCCGAGCGGACCTGAGCCGCGCGGCCGGCCCGGTGGTCCGCGCCGCGATCCCATCGGGAGTGCGGATGTGGCACGATCGAGGGTGTGATAGCCATCCTGATCCTGGCGGCACTGGCCGCCTTCGCGGTGCTCGTCACCGTGGCGGTGCTGGTCATGGGGCACGGTGGGCAGTTGGCACGGTTCGAGGCCGATCACCCTCCCCTCGACCTGCCCACGGACCGGCCCGTGACCGGACGTGACGTGGCGCGGATCCGGCTTCCTCTGGCGCTGTGGGGATACCACGTGCGCGCCGTGGACGAGGTGCTGGACCGGGTGACCGCCGGCATCGAGGAACGCGATGCGCGGATCGCCCAGTTGGAGGCGAGGCTCGGCGACCGCGCCTCCTCCGCGGACCAGCCGCCTGTGTGGTACCCGCGTCCGCCCCGGGAGGCGTCCACCGGGAGCGAGGCGCGGCGGGTTCCCGACACCGATGACGCCGACGCCGATCCGGCCTGGGAGGCCGGGGGAGCGGAGCGCGACACCGGCTACACCGAACAGCGCGACGAGGTCGGAGGCGGCCGACGGTGAGTACGAGCGGTCCGCCCCGCCCGGCTGGCGGGGCGGACCTCCCCGAGGGGGCGGCGGTGCCCGGTCCCGACGGTCTGCGCCGCTGTCCGTGGGCGCTCGGCACCGAGGAGCTGCTGCGCTACCACGACCTGGAGTGGGGCGGGGTGGTCCGCGACGACCGGGGGCTGTTCGAACGCGTGAGCCTGGAGGCGTTCCAGGCGGGGCTGTCGTGGCTGACCGTGCTGCGCAGGCGTCCCGCCCTGCGCGAGGTCTTCCACGGTTTCGACATCGCGGCCGTGGCCGCCTTCACCGACAGGGACGTCGAGCGGCTGCTCGCCGACGCCCGCATCATCCGCAGCCGCGCCAAGATCGAGGCCGTGGTCGGCAACGCCCGCGCCGCCCTCGACCTCGACGGGGGACTGGCGGAGTTCGTGTGGCGCCATGCGCCTTCGAGTCCGCCTCCCGCTCCGGTGACCGTCGCCGACCTGCCCGCGGCCACTCCCGAGAGCACGGCTCTGGCCGGGGAGCTCAAGAGGCGCGGTTTCCGGTTCGTCGGCCCGACCACCGTCTACGCGATGATGGAGGCGGTGGGGATGGTGGACGACCACCTGGCCCACTGCCATCGCAGGGGTGTGTCCGCCGCGGCGGGCGACCCTTCGGGGGTCTCCTCTCTCCTGCGGTGACCTGCTCCCTCCCGGCGGAGAGGGACGGCTTTCTCCCGGAAGGGTGACAGAACCCAACAGAACCGCCTTTGTGTGACTTTCGTCACTGTGTTTGTCTATGTGGGCGCGGTTCGCGTGGCTTATCCTGATTCGCTGTATCGCGAACGGCCTCTCCACGCACGTTCGCATCGTTGGAGGAGAGCGATGATCGATTCGCGCCAGAGTCCTCACTCCGAGCCTCTCGCCGGGGAACAGCGGTGACCGCGCCCCCCAGTTCGGAACGTAGCCGCTCCACGGCGGCGTCTCCGATCCGGGAGATGTCGCTGTGGCCTCCGCCGCGGTCCAGTCGGCACAGCGGCAGGCGCGTCAGGCTCCCGTTCGTCCTCGGCGCCGCCGCGCTGGCGCTGGCCGCCGTGGTCGGCGGCGTGACCTGGGCGCTGTGGCCCGACGAGGAGCAGCCCTTGGTCACCGACGGCATCCCCCACAGCTACGCGGGGAGTTGGAGCGGCGAGATGGCCCAGTACGACGAGGCCGGGGAACTGGTCACCGACTGGGTCGTGCGGCTCAAGCTCGACGAGGGAACCGACCGGGGCAGCGCCGACCTGCTTCCCCTCGACTGCCGGGGCAGCATCGTCCTCACCGAGAGGACCGACGACTTCCTCGTGTTCGAGTACGCGGAGACCTACGATCCCGAGAACCGCTGCATCGACGAGAGCACCCTGACCCTGGCCCAGCAGGTTCCGGGAACGCTCGAGGCCGAGTGGGTGGGGACCTCCCGCGAGGGAACCGTGATGACCTCCACCGGTACTCTCAAGTAGGTTCGTCCCATGCCCGCCGCCCACCCAGGTACACGGCGGCGGGCCCACACGACCGGGAGGACCGATGGCCGATCCGGCCCCCTTGATCGACGCCGACCCCACGCGAATCGGTGAGTACACCCTGCTCGGACGGCTCGGGCAGGGCGGCCAGGGAGTCGTGTACCTCGGCACCGGCCCCGACGGCGCGCAGGTGGCCGTCAAGACACTGCACGGCGACGCGCTCGATCTGCCCGGGCTGCGCGCCCAACTCGCCGAAGAGGTCGAGATGGCCCGTCGGGTCGCGCGCTTCTGCACCGCGCAGGTGCTGGCCGCCGACCTGGAGTCCGATCCTCCCTACGTCGTCAGCGAGTACGTGGAGGGTCAGTCGCTGCAGGCGGTGGTCCGGCAACAGGGGGCGCTGGACGGGGCCGTCCTGGAACGGCTCGCGGTGGGCACCCTCACCGCCCTGGCCGCCATCCACCAGGCCGGGATCGTGCACCGCGACTTCAAGCCCGGCAACGTGCTCATGGCGCCCGGCGGTCCCCGGGTGATCGACTTCGGCATCGCGCGGGCACTGGAGGGCACCGCGATCCTGACCAGCAGGATCGCCGGAACCCCCGCCTACATGGCCCCCGAGCAGATCACCGGCGGTCCGCTGGGACCGGCCGTGGACCTGTTCGCGTGGGGCGCCACCATCGTCTACGCCGCCAACGGCAGGGGGCCGTTCGGGCACGACTCGCTGAAGGCCGTGGTCAACCGGGTCGTCAACGACGATCCGGACCTGGGGGAACTGAACGGCCCGCTGCGGGAGATCGCCGAGCGCTGCCTGGACAAGGACGCGAGCCGGCGGCCCACCGCGGCCGAGGCGCTGATGCTGGTGCTCGGGGTCGAGAACGCGCCGCCGCCCGACGAGCCCACCACCGACACGGCCGTGCCCGTCGCCCACCAGACCCTTGTCGCGGGCGCGATCGCCGCGGCGGACACCGGAGCCCAGGAGAGCGCGGCAGCCGAGATCTACCGCTCCTACCCGCCGGTGAACCCGTCGCCGCCGGGACCGGGGGCCGTCCCGCCTCCCGTCCAGCCGCCTCCGGTGGCGCCTCCCGGGCCTCCGTATCCGACCGGCGGCCAGCAGCGTCTGCCGTACCCGTACCCCACCGGTCCGCAGCGCCCCGGGTATCCGGGCGCCCCGTACCCGAACCCGCCGGTCCCCTCCGGACCGGGCCAGCCCTACCAGCCGCCCGCCCGGCCGCACTGGACGCCGCCCACCGGACCGCATCCGGGGCAGCCCGTGCCGCCGCAGCCGCAGTACCCGGGGCGGCCGCCGTACGGGCAGCAGCCCGCCAACGGCACCAGCACCGGGGTCGTGATCGGCGTCATCGGCGCGGTCGTCGTCGCGGGGCTGCTGGTCTTCGTGCTCGTGATCGCGGCCATCAGCAATCTCGGCTGACCCGTCGGTCCCGGCGGGAAGGCGGTCGGCCGTGCGGGCCCCGGTCGTCAGGAGTGGCGCGGAGTCAGCGTCCCTGGAAGGTCGGCCGCTGCTTCTCCAGGAACGCCAGGGTGGCGTTCAGGTGGTCGGCGGTCTCGGCGCACTGGTCCTGGAGCCTGGCCTCGATGTCCAGCGCGCTGGGCAGGTCCAGCGTCGCGCCGAACGCCACCTCCGCCTTGATCGCGGAGTAGGCCACGGTCGGCCCCGAGGCCAGCCGCTCGGCGAGCTCCCGTGCGGCGCCTTCCAGTTCCTCGGGCTCCACCACCCGGTTGACCAGGCCGATCTCCAGGGCCCGGTCCGCCTTGACCGGCTCGGCCAGCAGCAGCATCTCCATGGCCCGCGCCTGCCCGACCAGCCGCGGCAGCGTCCACGACGCGCCCGAGTCCGCGCCCAGGCCCACGTTGGCGAAGGCCATCAGGAAGGACGCCTTGGTGGAGGCCACCCGCAGGTCGCAGGCGAACGCCAGCGCCGCGCCCGCGCCCGCCGCCACCCCGTTGACCGCGGCGACGATCGGCTTGGGCATCCGGGTCATCGTCAGCACGATGGGGTTGTAGTGCTTGCGCACGGTGTCCTTGAGCCCCTCGTTGTCGCTGAGCGCCTGCCCGTGCTCGTCGAGGTCCTGTCCGGCGCAGAACGCCCTCCCCGCTCCGGTGAGCAGCACCGCGCGCGCCCCGGCGTCGGCGCGTGCCCGCTCCAGGGCCTCCAGCAGTTCCTCCTTGGCCGCCGTGGTCAGCGAGTTCAGCGATTTCGGCCGGTCCAGGGTGATGGTGGCGACCCCGTTGGCGACCTCGTAACGGACGTTTTCTTTATCGGACATGAACGCTCCCTGTTCAGGTAGGCCCGGAATATGCGAAGTGCGGTCCGCGTACGGAACTGTCCCGCCTGATGGACACGGGGACCAGACGGGGGTGGAGAAGTCCTGGGGCGGCGGGGCTACAACTGTAACCGTCCTGCGATCTTCGAGTTTCGTGGGGTTCGGAGGCTCCCGGTCGTTTCCAACCCGGGCCCGGAACCGAGATAATGACAGATCAGTGATTCGTTCACTGAGTCACGCGGATTCGGCCCGCTCCGCACTCCGGACTCGTCGCGGCGATCCGGGACGCCGATGGACCGACTCACACGCGCGACCATCGTCTAGGAAAGGGGATACGGCATGGCGGCGATGAAGCCGAGGACCGGAGATGGACCGATGGAGGTCACCAAGGAGGGTCGCGGCATCATCATGCGGGTTCCGCTGGAGGGCGGTGGGCGTCTGGTGGTCGAGCTGACCCCGGCCGAGGCCGGTGAACTCGCCAACGCACTCAACGAAGTCGTCGGTTAACGGCCCGTCCCACCATTGTCCCAGCGTGCCACCGGGCGTTCGGACCTGACCTCGACCTCGTCCCCACCTCAGGAGTCAGTGAGAGCGTTCGCCCCGGGCACGCGATGACCAAGGAAGAATGTGAGCGTCCGTGCCTGTCGCTACGGAGATCCACCCGGTCGAAGGTGTTCTCGCCGAATCCACGGCTGACCGTGTCGCGCTCGTCGTCCGAACCGGAGCGGACGGGCCGCAGCCGGTCATGGACGGGGTGGGACTGAGTCCGACCGATCTCGACGCCCGGTTTCCCGCTTCGGTGGCGCGGCTTCTCGACACCTACGACTTCAGCGGAAAACCGGGGCAGACCGTCGAGTTCCCGGTGGATCTCGGCCGGGGACCGGTCCGGTTGACCTTCCTGGGGATCGGCGACGCCACCCCCGCGGAGATGCGCAGGGCGGGCGCGGCGTTCGCCCGCTCGGTCAGGGGGAGTTCCCGGGCGGCGGTCAACGTCGCCGCACCGGAGCACGGTCCGGCCGCGCTGACCGCGTTCGTGGAGGGGGCGCTCCTCGCCTCCTACACGTTCACCCTGGCCGAGACGCCCAGGAGCGCCGTACCCGCTCCCCGGCTCGACCTGCTCGGGTCGGCGGCAGAGGAGGCGGCCGACCCGGTCCGGCACGGCACGGTCCTGGCACGGGCCACCGCCACGGCCCGGGACCTGATCAACACCCCCTCGGCGGAGAAGGACCCCGCCTGGCTCGCGGCCCGGGCCGAGGAGATCGGCGGCGAGGCGGGCCTGTCGGTGCGGGTCTGGGACGAGACCGCCCTGAAACGCGACGGGTTCGGCGCGATCCTGGCCGTCGGACAGGGAGCGGTCCGTCCGCCGCGACTGGTCGAGCTGTCCTACACGCCGGAGAACCCCGCGGGGCACGTGGTCCTGGTCGGCAAGGGCATCACCTTCGACACCGGTGGCCTGTCGTTGAAGCCCAACGACAACATGAAGCTCATGAAGACCGACATGAGCGGCGCCGGAATCGTGCTGGCCGTCCTCGCGGCGCTGCGCGACCTCGGGGTGCGGACCAGGGTCACCGGGCTGATGGCGCTCGCCGAGAACGCCTTCTCCGGCAGCGCCGTCCGGCCCGGCGACGTGCTGACCACCTACAGCGGCCGCACTGTCGAGGTGCTCAACACCGACGCCGAGGGACGCCTGGTGCTCGCCGACGCGATGGGCTACGCCGTGGCGGAACTGGCGCCGGACGTCCTGGTGGACGTGGCCACGCTCACCGGTGCGGCCAAGGTGGCGCTGGGCACCGGGATCGGCGCGCTGTTCGCCACCGACGACGACCTGGCCGCCGCGCTCGTCGACGCGGGCGAACGGTCGGGTGAGGCGCTGTGGCGGCTGCCGCTGCAGGAGGAGTACCGCGACACGCTCGACTCGCCGGTCGCCGACCTGGCCAACGTCGGCGTCAAGTCCGACTACGGCCATCCCGGGGCCACCGAGGCCGCGCTGTTCCTGCGCGAGTTCGTCGGCTCCGTCCCCTGGGCGCACCTCGACATCGCCGGACCGGGGCGTTCGATGAGCGAGGAGGGCGTGCTCAGCAAGGGAGGCACCGCGTTCACCACCCGCCTGCTGCTGCGCTGGCTGACCGAGCGGTAGTCGACGCTCCCGCACGGGCCCGGCGGTCAGGCGGTGCTGACCGCCGCGAGCAGGCCCGCGCCGACCGGAAGCAGCAGCGGAACCAGGGTCTCGTCCTCGTGGACTAGGCGGCCCAGTTCGCGGACCGCGGCGCCCGCGGGGTCGGCGGCGGCCTCCAACGGCCCGTCCCGCACTCCGTCGGTGTCCAGAGCGCCGTGGTAGACCACGATCCCGCCGGGGCGCAGCACGCGCAGCGCCTCGGCCAGGTACGCCGGGTACTCGGCCCGGTCGGAGTCCAGGAAGACCATGTCGTAGGCGGCGTCGCGCAGCCGGGGCAGCACCTCCAGGGCGCGGCCGTGGATGAGCCGCGTCCGATTGGCCGCGAACCCGGCCCGCCGGTAGGCGCCGCGCGCGAACTGCTGACTCGCGGGATCGACGTCCACGGTGGTCAGCACCGAGTCGGGGCGCATGCCGCGCAGCAGCCAGAGGCCCGAACTGCCGCACCCGGTACCGATCTCCACGACCGCGCGGGCGCCGATCACCGTGGCCAGGAAGCGCAGCGCCGCCCCCGTGGTGGGACTCACCGGACGGACGTCCCAGTGCCGCCCCTGCTCCCGGGCGGCCGCCAGGGCGTCGTCCTCCACCGCGTACCGCTCGATGTAGGCCAAGGTGTCGTCTGGGTGGGCGATGACGGCCTCCCCCGCTGCGCCGGATACGAACCTGGTCCACGCGGACAGACGGTCTCGTGGCGGTGGGTATCGTGACTGTTACACCGAGTCCGCGCTTCCTGGCACAGACTAGCCCCAACGGCTGCCGGTGCGCGGGATGTGGAACTTAATCGCCCTCCGCGGTGTTAGAGAAACAGACAGGGTCACGCCCCCCCGCTTGCCCCGCCGCGTGGACCGAGCGCCGAACGAAGGGAGCGCCAGTGGCAGGTCCTGACTCTGCCGTTGACTTCGGGCACTGGGAACCACCCAGTTGGGACGAGGTCGTGCGCACTCACTCGGCACGGGTCTACCGTCTCGCCTACCGCCTGACCGGCAACCAGCACGACGCCGAGGACCTCACCCAGGAGGTCTTCATCCGGGTGTTCCGGTCACTGGCCAACTACACGCCCGGCACCTTCGAGGGCTGGTTGCACCGCATCACCACCAACCTGTTCCTCGACATGGCGCGCCGCCGTGCCCGCATCCGCTTCGAGGGCCTGGCCGAGAGCGCCGACGACCGTATCGAAGGCCGTGAACCCTCCCCGGCGCAGGCCTACGACGACCGTCACTTCGACGCCGACGTGCAGGCGGCCCTCGACGCCCTGCCTCCCGAGTTCCGCGCCGCCGTCGTGCTGTGCGACATCGAAGGGCTCTCCTACGAGGAGATCGCGGCCACTCTGGGGGTGAAGCTGGGCACGGTGCGCAGCCGCATCCACCGCGGCAGGGCCCAACTGCGCGCCGCGTTGGAGCACCGCCGTCTGACCGCCGAACGAGTCGGGGAGGTCAAGGAAGCATGA is a genomic window containing:
- a CDS encoding 2,3,4,5-tetrahydropyridine-2,6-dicarboxylate N-succinyltransferase → MTTSYTSPLPESIDELWERRAELTPDSTDARDVIVGAVDQIDTGKARVAFVDAATDEVVVDQRAKRAILLSFRVLGMEESTVGGFRHHDRIPLKTRLDGVRVVPGAIARWGAYLAPGVVLMPSFTNIGAYVGSGTMVDTWATVGSCAQVGENVHLSGGVGVGGVLEPPQASPVVIEDDAFLGSRSMVVEGARVRRGAKLGAGTILTASTRVFDAETGEELRRGEAPAWSVCVTANRVKSFPGGDFGMPCLLVLKRLEEGQEHDKLALNDLLREHGVNA
- the dapE gene encoding succinyl-diaminopimelate desuccinylase, which produces MLDLTADVRDLTAHLVDIESVSGEEKPLADAIEQALRGLAHLTVLRDGDAVVARTDLGRGRRVVIAGHIDTVPTADNVPSHVADGRLYGCGTSDMKSGVAVQLKLAATVTEPVHDLTFVFYDCEEVEAERNGLRRLAARHPDWLRGDFAVLMEPTGGQIEGGCQGTMRVEVTARGVRAHSARSWMGHNAIHEAGRILDVLRAYTPRRPEVDGLRFHEGLNAVGVTGGVAGNVIPDTCVVTVNYRFAPDHTPASAEAHLRELFEGFDVRVTDVAAPARPGLDHPAAAAFVATVGGGRARAKLGWTDVARMAELGIPAVNYGPGEPTLAHTRDESVSLEEIVTAERRMVAWLTGAA
- a CDS encoding TIGR00730 family Rossman fold protein, with protein sequence MTDSRSEERQAGPLTYRGKAVPKGTTDQRLLDRRGPSDWVHTDPWRVLRIQSEFVEGFGMLSEVGRAVCVFGSARIKPGNPYYELGETIGERIAQAGYTVITGGGPGLMEAANKGASEAGGTSIGLGIELPFEQALNDHINMGVTFRYFFVRKTMFVKYSQAFVVLPGGFGTLDELFEAITLVQTGKVTRFPVILMGTEFWAGLVDWIHERLLTEGLISPHDPDLLHLTDDPDEAVEIIRGAHAQLEQAIEEEEAVAGLEEALHEAERT
- a CDS encoding DNA-3-methyladenine glycosylase I — its product is MSTSGPPRPAGGADLPEGAAVPGPDGLRRCPWALGTEELLRYHDLEWGGVVRDDRGLFERVSLEAFQAGLSWLTVLRRRPALREVFHGFDIAAVAAFTDRDVERLLADARIIRSRAKIEAVVGNARAALDLDGGLAEFVWRHAPSSPPPAPVTVADLPAATPESTALAGELKRRGFRFVGPTTVYAMMEAVGMVDDHLAHCHRRGVSAAAGDPSGVSSLLR
- a CDS encoding serine/threonine-protein kinase encodes the protein MADPAPLIDADPTRIGEYTLLGRLGQGGQGVVYLGTGPDGAQVAVKTLHGDALDLPGLRAQLAEEVEMARRVARFCTAQVLAADLESDPPYVVSEYVEGQSLQAVVRQQGALDGAVLERLAVGTLTALAAIHQAGIVHRDFKPGNVLMAPGGPRVIDFGIARALEGTAILTSRIAGTPAYMAPEQITGGPLGPAVDLFAWGATIVYAANGRGPFGHDSLKAVVNRVVNDDPDLGELNGPLREIAERCLDKDASRRPTAAEALMLVLGVENAPPPDEPTTDTAVPVAHQTLVAGAIAAADTGAQESAAAEIYRSYPPVNPSPPGPGAVPPPVQPPPVAPPGPPYPTGGQQRLPYPYPTGPQRPGYPGAPYPNPPVPSGPGQPYQPPARPHWTPPTGPHPGQPVPPQPQYPGRPPYGQQPANGTSTGVVIGVIGAVVVAGLLVFVLVIAAISNLG
- a CDS encoding enoyl-CoA hydratase-related protein: MSDKENVRYEVANGVATITLDRPKSLNSLTTAAKEELLEALERARADAGARAVLLTGAGRAFCAGQDLDEHGQALSDNEGLKDTVRKHYNPIVLTMTRMPKPIVAAVNGVAAGAGAALAFACDLRVASTKASFLMAFANVGLGADSGASWTLPRLVGQARAMEMLLLAEPVKADRALEIGLVNRVVEPEELEGAARELAERLASGPTVAYSAIKAEVAFGATLDLPSALDIEARLQDQCAETADHLNATLAFLEKQRPTFQGR
- a CDS encoding DUF3117 domain-containing protein, producing the protein MAAMKPRTGDGPMEVTKEGRGIIMRVPLEGGGRLVVELTPAEAGELANALNEVVG
- a CDS encoding leucyl aminopeptidase, translating into MPVATEIHPVEGVLAESTADRVALVVRTGADGPQPVMDGVGLSPTDLDARFPASVARLLDTYDFSGKPGQTVEFPVDLGRGPVRLTFLGIGDATPAEMRRAGAAFARSVRGSSRAAVNVAAPEHGPAALTAFVEGALLASYTFTLAETPRSAVPAPRLDLLGSAAEEAADPVRHGTVLARATATARDLINTPSAEKDPAWLAARAEEIGGEAGLSVRVWDETALKRDGFGAILAVGQGAVRPPRLVELSYTPENPAGHVVLVGKGITFDTGGLSLKPNDNMKLMKTDMSGAGIVLAVLAALRDLGVRTRVTGLMALAENAFSGSAVRPGDVLTTYSGRTVEVLNTDAEGRLVLADAMGYAVAELAPDVLVDVATLTGAAKVALGTGIGALFATDDDLAAALVDAGERSGEALWRLPLQEEYRDTLDSPVADLANVGVKSDYGHPGATEAALFLREFVGSVPWAHLDIAGPGRSMSEEGVLSKGGTAFTTRLLLRWLTER
- a CDS encoding O-methyltransferase, with translation MAYIERYAVEDDALAAAREQGRHWDVRPVSPTTGAALRFLATVIGARAVVEIGTGCGSSGLWLLRGMRPDSVLTTVDVDPASQQFARGAYRRAGFAANRTRLIHGRALEVLPRLRDAAYDMVFLDSDRAEYPAYLAEALRVLRPGGIVVYHGALDTDGVRDGPLEAAADPAGAAVRELGRLVHEDETLVPLLLPVGAGLLAAVSTA
- the sigE gene encoding RNA polymerase sigma factor SigE, which gives rise to MAGPDSAVDFGHWEPPSWDEVVRTHSARVYRLAYRLTGNQHDAEDLTQEVFIRVFRSLANYTPGTFEGWLHRITTNLFLDMARRRARIRFEGLAESADDRIEGREPSPAQAYDDRHFDADVQAALDALPPEFRAAVVLCDIEGLSYEEIAATLGVKLGTVRSRIHRGRAQLRAALEHRRLTAERVGEVKEA